The genomic window GTCCAGTGTAGGTCTGGGGACCAGGCTGTACGTATCTCTTGAGGCTAAAACCGGACTTCGAAACAAAAGGCTGAAAGGTCTCCGGCCGGAGAATGCAACAGAGAATTTGAAGCCGGAAATTTGGCCTGGAAAACAAAGAAAGAGAGAACCCTCGAAAATAAGCTCTCTCTTCCCGGGAGAAAAACCCCGGTTTTGTTTCTTAACGCACCGCAACCACTTGGGTCACTTCCGGGAGCTCCTGCTTGAGCGACCGCTCAATTCCCTGTTTCAGGGTGACAATCGCCATCGCTCAGCCCCCGCACGCGCCTTTTAAGCGCACTTTGACCACGCCCTGGTCGTCCACGTCCACAAGCTCGACATCCCCGCCATCGCGCTGGAGGTAAGGGCGGATCTTGTTGAGGACGGCCTCTACCTTTTCCCGCATCCTGTTTTTCACTCCTTATTTTTCTTTTTATATTTTGGAACTCGCTACTTCCTCCATAACTTCCCGGGAGGCATCATTTACTACCTCGACTAGAAAGCGGCGGAAACTTGAAGCCAGTTCCGGACGCGCTAAAGCCAGCTTCACCGTCGCCTGCAAAAAACCGAGTTTATCTCCTACATCATATCTTACCCCATGGAAGAGGTAAGCATAAATCGGCTGGATCTTGACCAGCTCCCTGAGTGCATCTGTTAACTGGATTTCTCCGCCTGCTCCCGGGGAAATCGCACCGAGGATCTCAAAAATTTCCGGTGTAATCACGTAACGACCGATCACCGCATACTGCGACGGGGCTTCCTCGGGAGCCGGTTTTTCTACGAGATCTTCCACTCTGATGAGTTGAGAGGAAGGATGAGCTGCCGGCTTGATGATCCCGTACCTTTTTACTTCAGGAGGCCCCACCTTTTGGACAGCCAGGACTGAACAGTGATATTCTTCATAAACATCAAGCAACTGGCGGAGACAAGGAACTTCCCCTACTATTAAGTCATCCCCCAGTAAGACCGCAAAGGGCTCCTCTCCAACAAACTTCCGGGCGCAGTAGACCGCGTGACCCAGGCCCCGCGCCTCTTTTTGCCGGACATAGTGAATGTCTACAAGGCTAGAGATATCCTCAATCAACCGGAGCAACTCATCTTCTCCTTTTTCTTTGAGGACTGTTTCCAGTTCCACGGCGCGGTCGAAGTGATCTTCAATGGCGCGCTTGTTTTTTCCCGTCACGATAATGATGTCTTCAATCCCTGATGCCACCGCCTCCTCCACAATATACTGGATGGCCGGCTTGTCCACAACAGGAAGCATCTCTTTCGGCTGGGCCTTGGTTGCGGGAAGAAAACGGGTCCCCCAACCCGCAGCAGGTATAATGGCCTTCTTCACCCTTCTTTTGCTCAAGCTTTCCACTCCTTCAATTTTCCCATTCTCTGCTTTCCTATTCTATGCGATGAATTCCCTTCTTTTTCTTTTAAAGCCCGGAGGAGCTTCAACCAGTTTAAAAGATAAACCGGTAAGAGAAATTTCTTTCTCACATGCTCCTTACCGGCCTCTCCCAGCCGCCGTCCCAAAACCGGGTCGCGCAGGAGTCCCCGGATCGCTGTAGCCGTCTCGGCAATGCTGTGGACTAAAAGCCCGGTACGACCGTGTTTAATCTGGTGCCGGATTCCTCCCACCGCACTCCCGACAACAGGCCGTGCCTTCCAGAGCGCTTCCGTCACGGTAAGGCCAAACCCCTCCCTCAGCGATTTCTGCACAACAACAGCCGCGGTGCGCTGCAGGGCGTTAATTTCTAAATCACTGTCCGGATTTAAGGAGAATACCTTGATATCGGGGTCGCCACCTGCCGCCTCCTGAACCTCAGCCAGGACCTGCGCAGCCTCGGGGTCATCGGCCGCGCTCCCCCCGGCCAGCACGAGCTGGGCCGGAATGCCATAACGGGCAGCCCGGAAAGCGTCAATAACCCCAAGGGGGTCCTTCAAACGGTCAAAACGCGAAACCTGCAGGACCACCGGGCGGTCCACGTCCACCCCCAGCCGCGTCAAAATTTCCTCCTGCTCGATAGGTGTTAACTCCTGGTTTTTTTGACTCAAGGGATCGATCCCCGGCGCCATCGTATGCTGGGTGACGTGGAGATCGGGGCGCAGGTATTCCGGGAGGTGAAAGATCGCGAGATCGAACTGGTCAACATACTCCCGGAGAAACCGCCAGACCCGCCGGTCCGCCTGCGTCGGATCGACGTGGCAGTACCAGATCCACCGGGCACGGGATTCCGCCCGCCGCGCCACCAGACCCAAAGGCTGGAGATCGTGAATGACGACAAAATCGACATCCGGATCTACAAGCTCCAGGTTCGCCTGGATCCCTTTTTGATAGGCGTGCACCAGGGCCGGGGTGAAGTCCAGCTTTTGCCCGTGCAAAGCGTTGTGAAAGGTTTTTGTGGCGCGGAAGAATTCTTCCTCTGCCTGCATCACCGACCAGGCGCAGGCAAGTCCTGCGGCCCTCATGAGGGGAGCCAGGCTGCTTAAAAGTTCGGCAACTCCCCCTCCGATTGCTGTAGAATTAACGTGCTGGATCGAGGCTCCCTGGAGCCGCTCCCTGCAATTTTGCAAAGCCGCCCTTGTACCCGGTTCCAGAAAAACGTAGTAATCCTCCAAACGAAAGGTCCGCCCCATCTTACCCCTGCCCTCTTATTAATTCTCCATGGATTATACGCCAGCAGGCCGGGAAAATTCCCTGTTGTTAAACCGTTTTAATGCAATCTGGTGCCGGTCCTGAAAAATATCCGCAAGAAAAAGTGCAACATCGCCGGGGTCATCCAGCCGGTACCGCGCCGCGCTTTCCCTGGGGTGCCGGGAGATCAGAACGCCCAATCCGATTTCCGCGACAGCACGAAAGGCGTCCTCATCGGTATCGTCATCTCCCAGGTAGACAGGAAAAGCCCCGCGCCAACCGGAAAGCAGAAATTTTACTCCCTCTCCTTTGTTAGCCAGGGCGGGGCAAAATTCCAGCACTTTCTTTCCGCTTCTCAAAACAAAACCTGCCTCCTGAAGCAAGGGCCGGACTTCCCTGCAAATCCGGCGGAGCACCTCAACCCCTTCATGAGGAAAAGCCAGGCGGTAATGCAGGGCCAAGGCGATATCTTTATTTTCGAGAAGAAAACCCTTTTTCCCTTCCAGAAGTGGTTCCAGCTTCCTGGTTAATTTTTTTACCCAGGCTCTCGCCTCCCCCCCTTCTTCACCTCTCCAGACCTCCTCTCCGGTAGGGTACCTGATCACCAGCCCGTGTACCCCTGCCAGGTAAAGCCCGCGGACGGGCAAGAGCCTTTTTAAGTCATCAATCCCCCGCCCGCTGACAACAGCAACCCGCAGGCCGGGGCAAAGGCAAAGCCCGGCGAGCATCTCGAGCAAATGACCGGGCGGGCGGGCCTGCTCCGGGGTCGCAGCGAAGGGAACAAGGGTACCATCATAATCTAATAAAAGGAAGAGGCGCCCCTCTTTCCGGATCAATTTTCGAAGCTCGGCGCGGATCTGAGGAGAGTTAGACATTTTTTAAAATCTTTCTCCTTTTGTAGCTTTACTGCTCCAAAAAGCTGCGAGGTCCGCTTTTTTCTCTTTGCCTCGCCCCCTGGTCTCGACTTTGAGCGGGGACCGGATACCGGTTTGTTGCTCATTCCGGAAAACTCTCAGGGCCGGTTCTGCGCCTTTCGCGCTCCATTCGGCAAGGAAAGTATCGATCCACCAGGTAACGTCCCGGCGGGCAACCAGGTCGTAAAGGGCCTCCATCCGCCGCGTTTTTTCAGCCTCAGGCATCTCCAGCCCAAACCTGATCTGGTCGCCCAATTCCT from Bacillota bacterium includes these protein-coding regions:
- a CDS encoding glycosyltransferase, which codes for MGRTFRLEDYYVFLEPGTRAALQNCRERLQGASIQHVNSTAIGGGVAELLSSLAPLMRAAGLACAWSVMQAEEEFFRATKTFHNALHGQKLDFTPALVHAYQKGIQANLELVDPDVDFVVIHDLQPLGLVARRAESRARWIWYCHVDPTQADRRVWRFLREYVDQFDLAIFHLPEYLRPDLHVTQHTMAPGIDPLSQKNQELTPIEQEEILTRLGVDVDRPVVLQVSRFDRLKDPLGVIDAFRAARYGIPAQLVLAGGSAADDPEAAQVLAEVQEAAGGDPDIKVFSLNPDSDLEINALQRTAAVVVQKSLREGFGLTVTEALWKARPVVGSAVGGIRHQIKHGRTGLLVHSIAETATAIRGLLRDPVLGRRLGEAGKEHVRKKFLLPVYLLNWLKLLRALKEKEGNSSHRIGKQRMGKLKEWKA
- the galU gene encoding UTP--glucose-1-phosphate uridylyltransferase GalU; protein product: MSKRRVKKAIIPAAGWGTRFLPATKAQPKEMLPVVDKPAIQYIVEEAVASGIEDIIIVTGKNKRAIEDHFDRAVELETVLKEKGEDELLRLIEDISSLVDIHYVRQKEARGLGHAVYCARKFVGEEPFAVLLGDDLIVGEVPCLRQLLDVYEEYHCSVLAVQKVGPPEVKRYGIIKPAAHPSSQLIRVEDLVEKPAPEEAPSQYAVIGRYVITPEIFEILGAISPGAGGEIQLTDALRELVKIQPIYAYLFHGVRYDVGDKLGFLQATVKLALARPELASSFRRFLVEVVNDASREVMEEVASSKI
- a CDS encoding NifU family protein; this translates as MREKVEAVLNKIRPYLQRDGGDVELVDVDDQGVVKVRLKGACGGUAMAIVTLKQGIERSLKQELPEVTQVVAVR
- the otsB gene encoding trehalose-phosphatase; protein product: MSNSPQIRAELRKLIRKEGRLFLLLDYDGTLVPFAATPEQARPPGHLLEMLAGLCLCPGLRVAVVSGRGIDDLKRLLPVRGLYLAGVHGLVIRYPTGEEVWRGEEGGEARAWVKKLTRKLEPLLEGKKGFLLENKDIALALHYRLAFPHEGVEVLRRICREVRPLLQEAGFVLRSGKKVLEFCPALANKGEGVKFLLSGWRGAFPVYLGDDDTDEDAFRAVAEIGLGVLISRHPRESAARYRLDDPGDVALFLADIFQDRHQIALKRFNNREFSRPAGV